The Streptococcaceae bacterium ESL0687 genome has a segment encoding these proteins:
- the rpmF gene encoding 50S ribosomal protein L32 has product MAVPARRTSKSKKNKRRTHYKISAPTVTFDETTGDYNRSHRVSLKGYYKGRKVTKD; this is encoded by the coding sequence ATGGCAGTACCAGCACGTCGTACTTCAAAATCTAAAAAAAATAAACGCCGTACTCACTACAAAATTTCAGCTCCAACTGTAACTTTTGATGAGACTACAGGTGATTACAACCGTTCACACCGTGTATCACTTAAAGGATACTACAAAGGTCGTAAAGTTACTAAGGATTAA
- the rpmG gene encoding 50S ribosomal protein L33, which yields MRVNITLEHKESGERLYLTQKNKRNNPDRLELKKYSPKLRKHVVFKEVK from the coding sequence ATGCGCGTAAACATTACTTTGGAACACAAAGAATCTGGTGAACGTTTATATCTAACTCAAAAAAATAAACGTAACAACCCAGACCGTCTTGAACTTAAAAAATACTCTCCAAAACTACGTAAACACGTTGTTTTCAAGGAAGTTAAATAA
- the plsX gene encoding phosphate acyltransferase PlsX, producing the protein MRIAIDAMGGDHAPKAIIDGVNLSKKEFPDLEFILFGDEEKIKEHLTDDTNIKIVHTSQKIEGDDEPVKAIRRKKDSSMVRAAQAVKDGEADALLSAGNTGALLASGIFVVGRIKQVERPALMSTLPTLNGQGFDMLDLGANAENTAKQLRDYATLGSFYAKNVRDIKKPRVGLLNNGTEASKGTPVIKEAYQLLKADESINFVGNVEARDLQEGLADVIVADGFTGNAVLKTMEGTASNIMKLLKGAIKESGISGKLGALLLKDSLMGLKDKMDYEKAGGAVLFGLKSPVIKAHGSSSGEAIYSTIKQINKMLESDVVGQLVKYYQKESEEEIND; encoded by the coding sequence ATGAGAATTGCTATTGATGCGATGGGTGGTGACCACGCTCCAAAAGCTATTATTGATGGAGTAAACTTATCTAAAAAAGAATTTCCAGATCTTGAATTTATTCTTTTTGGTGATGAAGAAAAGATTAAAGAACACTTAACTGATGATACAAATATCAAAATTGTCCACACCAGCCAAAAAATTGAAGGTGATGATGAGCCCGTAAAGGCCATTCGTCGTAAAAAAGATTCAAGTATGGTCCGTGCTGCCCAGGCAGTCAAGGACGGAGAGGCTGATGCCCTCCTATCTGCAGGAAATACTGGTGCTTTACTAGCAAGTGGTATCTTTGTCGTAGGACGTATCAAACAAGTTGAGCGCCCTGCTCTTATGTCAACACTCCCAACCTTAAATGGTCAAGGATTTGACATGCTTGATTTAGGTGCCAATGCAGAAAACACAGCCAAACAGCTTCGTGACTATGCAACCCTTGGAAGTTTTTACGCCAAAAATGTTAGGGATATTAAAAAACCTCGAGTAGGTCTTTTAAACAACGGAACTGAGGCTTCAAAGGGTACTCCTGTTATCAAGGAAGCCTACCAATTACTTAAAGCTGATGAAAGCATTAATTTTGTTGGTAATGTTGAAGCTCGTGACCTGCAAGAAGGACTTGCTGATGTTATTGTGGCTGATGGCTTTACAGGAAATGCCGTCCTAAAAACAATGGAAGGTACCGCAAGTAACATCATGAAACTCCTTAAAGGAGCGATTAAAGAAAGCGGGATTTCTGGAAAACTTGGAGCCCTCCTTCTTAAGGATAGCCTAATGGGTCTTAAGGATAAAATGGATTATGAAAAAGCTGGTGGAGCCGTACTATTCGGACTAAAATCACCAGTAATCAAAGCCCACGGCTCATCTTCTGGTGAAGCCATCTATTCGACCATTAAGCAAATCAACAAAATGCTTGAAAGTGATGTTGTTGGACAACTTGTAAAATATTATCAAAAAGAAAGTGAAGAAGAGATAAATGACTAA
- the aspS gene encoding aspartate--tRNA ligase: MKRTMYAGEVRSANVGETITLKGWVGRRRDLGGLIFIDLRDREGIMQLVINPEHVAPEVMETAESLRNEYVIEVTGEVVRRASANDKVATGEVELAVEKLAILNTAKTTPFEITDDMKASDETRLRYRYLDLRRPEMLNNFKLRHQITKSIRHYLDDLDFIDVETPVLTKSTPEGARDYLVPSRVSEGHFYALPQSPQITKQLLMNAGFDRYYQIVKCFRDEDLRGDRQPEFTQVDLETSFLNEQDIQDLTEGLLAKVMKEALNIDVQLPFPRMSYDDAMNFYGSDKPDTRFEMKLQDLSDLAKTVDFKVFSEAPAVKAIVAKGAADKYSRKDIDKLTDFAKQFGAKGLAWIKVDGSELTGPVAKFLTDKTEALLQTLSAEDGDLILFVADELEVANNTLGALRGRLAKELDLIDTDKFNFLWVIDWPMFEYSEEEGRYMSAHHPFTLPTKETEEFLEGDDLQKVRAVAYDVVLNGYELGGGSLRINTRELQEKMFKALGFSQEDANDQFGFLLEALEYGFPPHGGLALGLDRLAMLLAKKDNIREVIAFPKNNKASDPMTEAPSLVAPKQLEELSLSIDLDKE; the protein is encoded by the coding sequence ATGAAAAGAACGATGTATGCTGGTGAAGTACGCAGCGCAAATGTTGGTGAAACAATCACCCTTAAAGGATGGGTTGGCCGCCGCCGTGACCTTGGTGGGCTAATCTTTATCGACCTCCGTGACCGTGAGGGGATTATGCAGCTTGTAATCAACCCAGAACACGTGGCACCTGAAGTTATGGAAACCGCTGAGTCACTTCGCAATGAGTATGTTATTGAGGTTACAGGTGAAGTTGTCCGCCGTGCTTCTGCAAATGACAAGGTAGCTACTGGGGAAGTAGAGCTTGCTGTTGAAAAACTTGCTATCCTAAACACTGCCAAAACTACTCCATTTGAAATCACCGACGACATGAAGGCCAGTGACGAAACTCGTCTTCGTTACCGTTACCTGGATCTGCGCCGTCCTGAAATGCTTAACAACTTCAAACTGCGCCACCAGATCACTAAATCAATCCGCCACTACCTGGACGATCTTGACTTCATCGACGTGGAAACACCAGTCCTAACCAAGTCAACACCTGAAGGAGCCCGTGACTACCTGGTACCAAGCCGTGTGTCTGAGGGACACTTCTATGCCCTCCCACAAAGCCCTCAAATTACTAAACAGCTTCTAATGAATGCTGGATTTGACCGCTACTACCAAATCGTTAAATGTTTCCGTGACGAAGACCTTCGTGGAGACCGTCAGCCTGAATTCACCCAGGTCGATCTTGAAACATCATTTCTTAATGAACAAGATATCCAAGACCTAACAGAGGGACTTCTTGCTAAGGTTATGAAGGAAGCACTGAATATCGACGTGCAACTGCCATTCCCGCGCATGAGCTATGATGATGCTATGAACTTCTACGGAAGCGACAAGCCTGATACTCGTTTTGAAATGAAGCTGCAAGACCTGTCTGACCTTGCTAAAACAGTTGACTTCAAGGTCTTCTCAGAAGCCCCTGCCGTTAAGGCAATCGTTGCTAAAGGTGCAGCTGACAAGTACTCTCGTAAGGACATCGACAAGCTTACTGACTTTGCCAAACAATTTGGTGCCAAAGGACTTGCCTGGATTAAGGTTGATGGTAGTGAACTAACAGGACCCGTTGCTAAATTCCTAACAGACAAGACTGAAGCCCTTCTTCAAACACTTTCAGCTGAAGATGGAGACCTGATCCTCTTTGTTGCTGATGAGTTAGAAGTTGCCAATAACACTCTTGGTGCTTTACGTGGTCGTCTGGCTAAAGAGCTTGATTTAATCGACACTGACAAGTTCAACTTCCTTTGGGTAATCGACTGGCCAATGTTTGAATACAGCGAAGAAGAGGGCCGCTACATGTCAGCTCATCACCCATTCACTCTTCCAACTAAGGAAACTGAAGAATTCCTTGAAGGTGACGATTTGCAAAAAGTACGTGCCGTAGCCTATGACGTGGTTCTTAACGGTTACGAGCTAGGGGGAGGAAGTCTGCGTATCAATACCCGTGAACTTCAGGAAAAAATGTTCAAGGCCCTAGGCTTTAGCCAAGAAGATGCCAATGATCAATTTGGATTCCTTCTGGAAGCTCTTGAATACGGATTTCCACCACACGGAGGACTGGCTCTTGGACTTGACCGCCTAGCTATGCTTCTTGCCAAAAAAGATAATATTCGTGAAGTAATTGCCTTCCCTAAAAATAATAAGGCAAGTGATCCAATGACCGAAGCACCAAGTCTTGTTGCACCAAAACAACTTGAAGAGCTTAGCCTGTCAATTGATCTAGATAAAGAGTAA
- the acpP gene encoding acyl carrier protein gives MTKEEIFNQIKTTLVENLEVNPESITVDTDIVDDLHADSISIMEFTLALEDEFNIEISDEDAEKIITIGNVIDYIADQKA, from the coding sequence ATGACTAAAGAAGAAATTTTTAACCAGATAAAAACTACCTTGGTAGAAAATCTAGAAGTGAATCCAGAATCAATCACAGTAGATACAGATATCGTTGACGATCTTCACGCTGACTCAATTTCAATTATGGAATTTACTCTGGCACTTGAAGATGAATTTAACATTGAAATTTCTGATGAAGATGCTGAAAAGATCATCACAATCGGAAATGTTATCGACTACATCGCTGATCAAAAAGCATAA
- the hisS gene encoding histidine--tRNA ligase: MKLQRPKGTVDIMPEESAKWQFLEETANLVFSGYNYSEIRTPIFEHYEVISRSAGDTSDIVTKEMYDFNDKGDRHITLRPEGTAPVVRSYVENKLFAPEVQKPVKLYYTGPMFRYERPQAGRLRQFHQIGVECFGSKNPATDVETIAMAKALFTQLGIEGIKLHLNSLGDKESRANYRQALVDYLTPFEAELSDDSKRRLNENPLRILDSKDKRDREIVANAPQVLDYLTEESAEYFAQVRAMLEALSIDYIIDQTMVRGLDYYNDTIFEFMIDVKGTELTICAGGRYDGLVEYFNGPATPAFGFGLGMERILLVMEEQGIEIPVTDSLDAYVVVLGEAANLEALKLVESLRNQGYSADRDYLGRKIKAQFKSAEAFKAKLIITLGESEVESGNITVKNNQTRKEVTTTLEEIYEDFNQIFDQLEEVM; this comes from the coding sequence ATGAAACTACAAAGACCAAAAGGTACTGTAGATATCATGCCTGAAGAAAGCGCCAAGTGGCAGTTTTTAGAAGAGACTGCAAATCTTGTCTTCTCAGGCTACAACTACAGTGAAATCCGCACCCCAATTTTCGAACACTATGAGGTAATCAGCCGTTCTGCTGGAGACACCAGTGACATCGTAACTAAAGAAATGTACGACTTCAATGACAAGGGAGATCGCCATATTACCCTTCGCCCTGAAGGTACAGCTCCAGTAGTCCGTTCATATGTTGAAAACAAGCTTTTCGCTCCCGAGGTGCAAAAGCCAGTCAAACTTTATTATACAGGACCAATGTTCCGCTACGAGCGCCCTCAGGCCGGCCGTCTGCGTCAGTTCCACCAAATCGGTGTTGAGTGCTTCGGATCAAAAAATCCGGCTACTGACGTGGAAACCATCGCCATGGCCAAAGCTCTTTTTACCCAACTAGGTATTGAAGGAATCAAGCTCCACCTAAACAGCCTAGGAGACAAGGAAAGCCGCGCTAATTACCGCCAGGCTCTGGTTGACTACCTTACTCCATTTGAAGCTGAGTTGTCTGACGACAGCAAGCGCCGTCTGAATGAAAACCCGCTTCGTATCCTTGACAGCAAGGACAAGCGTGACCGCGAAATTGTAGCAAATGCCCCTCAAGTTCTTGACTACCTGACTGAGGAATCAGCTGAGTATTTTGCACAAGTTCGTGCCATGCTTGAAGCCCTAAGTATCGACTACATCATCGACCAAACCATGGTTCGTGGTCTCGACTACTACAATGATACTATCTTTGAGTTCATGATTGATGTTAAAGGAACTGAACTTACCATCTGTGCCGGTGGCCGTTATGACGGGCTAGTTGAATACTTCAATGGACCTGCAACACCAGCCTTTGGATTTGGTCTTGGTATGGAACGCATTCTTCTAGTCATGGAAGAACAAGGAATTGAAATTCCTGTGACAGATTCCCTTGATGCTTATGTGGTAGTACTTGGTGAGGCCGCAAACCTTGAAGCCCTAAAACTTGTGGAAAGCTTGCGCAATCAAGGATACTCTGCAGACCGCGACTACCTGGGACGCAAGATCAAGGCTCAATTTAAGTCAGCTGAAGCCTTCAAGGCAAAACTTATCATTACCTTGGGGGAATCTGAAGTTGAATCTGGAAACATTACTGTTAAAAACAACCAGACCCGCAAGGAAGTTACAACTACACTTGAAGAAATCTATGAAGATTTCAACCAAATTTTCGATCAATTAGAGGAGGTTATGTAA